A single region of the Podospora pseudopauciseta strain CBS 411.78 chromosome 1, whole genome shotgun sequence genome encodes:
- a CDS encoding hypothetical protein (EggNog:ENOG503NU0Q), translating into MAGPRRLGSRTRWTATALVFSTLASAQLPYIPTTILLPPPDKNGHPIGAAYIFTPTGDDSAVELLSLNLSSLTTTVLSTPPITGAFTPTIFANGTLGIFAGDCSSQSDGSLWTWSPDSASSTPPRWHPHPQPSLTPFHLGSTISFSLQLAPAVSPPTLYLYGGMCPFTNLSDPIPYDSQQSSAIYSNSMFRLPLSAPSTTSSQEGEYLSSPGPPIPNAGFTLTALQPSLSNRTTASGERALTQQNGWVLLGGHTQQAFINMSTAAVWSLPEETWSFIPIHGDKKVDSRSGHTTVLSEDGTKLVIYGGWVGDMGQRAEPEVVVVDMGLGGLGDWAWADGEGVKGSGEGEGRYGHGAAVLPGDVMVVYGGWRIGGEEMKRKRQDGDGEGLRFLDLKRMEWVDEYVLPNPSSSSAGSGQGGEGSEGSGSGDDGQGEGGDETKKTQIGLGVGLGVGFLVLFSVAVFIFWRRRQQQTRSRNDALRDLSQGINGSLPRGITSDDNDDEMLEREHGLMLPWTAASAREWYIGGGDPYSQGRKSLAYEGLRGGVRKTGGSLYMPPPPPSAKNARGLYQPTNKSTSYEFGPGGGAGRSNLISPIYEADEDDEGDLGQQPRHRNLGRASPEKPRDSSEDDDPFLTPTAATTPIGGFFPPPSISSRSGGSSPERKPPAPAPPPKPQDPEVQNWQNDVDVADAVLAARIGRSKSIAAKTPPRLYLGRQNSVTGTRSPTRGPDTPTLLVEERTGSNLSEASAFSFVPGAERQQLRVATAAGEAKPSSSGSGGSSSSAPTFSTARSSFPVLQSEGPGLLHGGRQAETYDDGQGGYEIYNYDGYKDEEDADYVYVPGSPSKSKAPQRRSWLGSIRRVFEKGTPESSATGGSREDLSSPGGQLEAGTGVDGGLVRRQGTLQRRKQNRQSWGGEETQDGEWDVERAVEQRLVQVMFTVPKERLRVVNAEIEQEGEVGEVVREGDREFDARYYDTWDTNGPPAPTEQDKGKGKLPEIELLRPPEGEEDEERDRKRESVAGSITTTHTMGISPSTSLRQAEIKTEGLHTAEAVRYERLEVNPGVSLSPTTMTPERVMRPKKSRSRVLEMVESIETKSSRSSLRGGEEDEVTPKKG; encoded by the coding sequence ATGGCGGGACCTCGCCGCCTGGGGTCCAGGACAAGATGGACGGCAACAGCACTCGTATTTTCCACGCTGGCTTCGGCGCAGCTTCCATACATTCCAACAACGattcttctcccaccaccagacAAGAATGGGCATCCCATCGGCGCAGCTTACATCTTCACGCCCACCGGAGACGATAGCGCCGTCGAGCTCTTGTCACTGAACCTTTCATCTCTCACCACAACAGTGTTATCCACCCCCCCCATCACCGGCGCCTTCACGCCGACTATCTTCGCCAACGGCACCTTGGGTATTTTCGCCGGCGACTGCTCCTCCCAGTCCGATGGCTCCCTCTGGACATGGTCCCCAGactcagcatcatcaacccctccccgatggcacccccacccccaaccctctcttACGCCCTTCCACCTGGGAAGTACAatctccttttccctccAGCTGGCTCCTGCTGTCTCCCCGCCGACCCTTTACCTGTACGGGGGTATGTGtcccttcaccaacctctccgaCCCCATCCCTTACGACAGCCAGCAATCCTCGGCCATCTACTCCAACTCCATGTtccgcctccccctttcagccccctcaaccacctcctcccaagaAGGGGAatacctctcctcccccggcccccccatcccaaacgCGGGGTTCACCCTCACCGCCCTGCagccctccctctccaaccggACCACCGCGTCTGGAGAACGAGCCCTGACCCAGCAAAACGGCTGGGTTTTGCTTGGTGGACACACCCAACAAGCATTTATCAACATGAGCACCGCTGCAGTCTGGTCACTGCCTGAAGAAACGTGGAGTTTTATCCCTATTCACGGAGACAAGAAAGTGGACAGTCGGAGCGGGCACACTACTGTTTTGAGTGAGGATGGGACGAAGCTGGTGATTTAtggagggtgggtgggggaTATGGGGCAGAGGGCGGagccggaggtggtggtggtcgatatggggttgggggggttgggggattgGGCATGGgcggatggagagggagtaAAAGGAAGtggcgagggggaagggagatACGGGCATGGGGCTGCGGTGCTGCCGGGGGATGTTATGGTTGTTTATGGGGGCTGGAGGATcggtggggaggagatgaagagaaagagacaggacggggatggggaggggttgaggttttTGGATTTGAAGAGGATGGAGTGGGTTGATGAGTATGTACTTCCAAACCCGAGTTCGAGTTCGGCGGGGAGTGGgcaggggggtgagggaagCGAGGGGAGCGGATCGGGCGACGACGGCcagggagaagggggtgacgagaccaagaagacgcagattggtcttggtgttggacTGGGTGTTGGGTTTCTGGTCTTGTTTTCGGTGGCTGTGTTCATTTTTTGGCGTCGGCGCCAACAGCAAACTCGCTCTCGAAACGATGCCCTCCGGGATTTGTCACAGGGTATCAATGGTTCCCTCCCGAGGGGGATTACGTCGGATGATAATGACGACGAGATGCTTGAGCGGGAACACGGGTTGATGCTCCCTTGGACTGCGGCTTCGGCCAGGGAATGGTACATTGGTGGCGGCGACCCCTATTCTCAAGGGCGAAAGTCACTAGCTTACGAGGGTTTGCGAGGTGGAGTCAGAAAGACCGGGGGCTCTTTGTatatgccaccaccaccaccctcggcgAAGAACGCGAGAGGTTTATACCAGCCGACCAACAAGTCGACATCGTACGAATTTGGgcccggaggaggagcaggccggTCAAATCTCATCTCGCCGATTTACGAAgccgacgaggacgacgagggcgACCTCGGCCAGCAACCCCGGCACCGTAACCTTGGCCGTGCGAGCCCAGAAAAGCCACGGGACTCGTCCGAGGATGACGACCCGTTCTTGACGCCgacagcagccaccacccccatcggCGGCTTCTTCCCCCCACCGAGCATCAGCTCCCGAAGCGGCGGCTCCAGCCCCGAGCGCaaaccaccagcaccagcaccacctccgAAACCTCAAGATCCAGAGGTGCAAAACTGGCAAAACGACGTTGATGTCGCCGACGCAGTACTCGCCGCTAGAATCGGGAGAAGCAAGTCCATCGCGGCAAAGACGCCCCCGAGGTTGTATCTGGGCCGTCAGAATAGCGTTACTGGCACCCGGTCACCAACCAGAGGACCCGATACGCCTACTCTCTTGGTTGAGGAACGGACAGGAAGTAACCTTTCTGAAGCGAGCGCATTCTCGTTTGTTCCTGGTGCGGAGAGACAGCAACTGAGGGTTGCCACGGCCGCTGGGGAGGCCAAGCCATCCAGCAGTGGCAGTGGAggcagctcctcctctgcaCCGACGTTTAGCACCGCGAGGTCTAGTTTTCCTGTTCTGCAGAGCGAAGGCCCGGGGCTGCTGCACGGCGGTCGGCAGGCTGAGACGTATGATGACGGGCAGGGCGGGTATGAGATTTACAATTATGACGGGTAcaaagacgaggaggatgccgatTATGTTTACGTGCCCGGGAGTCCTTCGAAATCAAAAGCTCCGCAGCGGAGGTCGTGGTTGGGGAGCATAAGGCGGGTGTTTGAGAAGGGAACGCCGGAGTCGTCGGCGACGGGGGGGAGCAGAGAGGATCTGAGCAGCCCGGGAGGGCAGCTGGAGGCCGGCACGGGGGTGGATGGCGGGTTGGTTCGGAGGCAGGGGACGCTGCAAAGACGGAAGCAGAACCGGCAGAGCTGGGGTGGGGAAGAGACGCAGGACGGGGAGTGGGATGTTGAGCGGGCGGTGGAGCAGAGGTTGGTGCAGGTTATGTTTACTGTCCCaaaggagaggttgagggtggtgaatgCGGAGATTGagcaggaaggggaggtgggggaggtggtgagggagggggataggGAGTTTGACGCCCGGTACTATGATACTTGGGATACGAATGGACCGCCTGCTCCGACAGAGCAGGACAAGGGGAAGGGCAAGCTGCCCGAGATTGAGCTGTTACGGCCAccagagggcgaggaagacgaggagagaGACAGGAAGAGGGAGTCAGTCGCGGGCAGTATCACGACCACGCATACGATGGGGATATCACCTTCCACGTCTTTGCGCCAGGCGGAGATCAAGACCGAGGGGTTGCACACTGCCGAGGCGGTTAGGTatgagaggttggaggtgaaCCCTGGGGTGAGCCTGAGTCCCACTACCATGACACCAGAGAGAGTCATGCGACCCAAGAAGTCGAGGTCCAGGGTattggagatggtggagagcaTCGAAACGAagagctcgagaagctcgctgagagggggtgaagaggacgaggtgaCGCCCAAAAAGGGGTGA